From a region of the Methanolobus tindarius DSM 2278 genome:
- a CDS encoding Ig-like domain-containing protein — protein MIKTTLFKNIVATLVCVAVISAVFAMPVSAATEPGTAAPSAAVRTASAGPTPTIASSTSLSPVVTETGKISLSVDGLGTTGTGIIQVDKPEGATVKAAYMAGASLWSAVPIADGQVKIDGQNVNWDYFVHKYTYNHWADVTSLVKEKIDAAPAGTIDFTITEDKSFNIDGTVLVVIFDDPNQVDDNTIVLLFGAQSTDGDTFNLLLADPIDKSVPDMSFDMGLGISFSYQSDSDQYSIVDVNGQRLTSAAGGEDDGESSDGELLTVGGLGDSNKNPADPDATAYSDPRQDDELYDILPFVNDGDNTITVYTENPSDDDNIFFAYFNLKSTTAIVGEGILLSPSSATATVGDSYTVTATVQDDSGNPVESKRVNINVKSGPHAGYDYAGITDTNGQVSFTYTGTAAGTDVIEASFIDNQEVVITSNEVNCVWEESGNNNNNNEIPEFPTIALPIAAIIGLAFVFHSRKEE, from the coding sequence ATGATAAAAACAACCCTTTTTAAAAATATAGTGGCTACACTGGTCTGTGTTGCTGTGATTTCAGCAGTTTTCGCTATGCCAGTCAGTGCAGCAACAGAGCCAGGAACTGCTGCTCCGTCAGCAGCGGTTAGAACTGCAAGCGCAGGCCCTACTCCAACAATTGCTTCTTCTACAAGTCTTTCACCTGTAGTTACAGAGACTGGAAAGATCAGCCTTTCAGTAGATGGACTTGGAACAACAGGTACTGGAATTATCCAGGTTGACAAACCAGAAGGTGCAACTGTAAAAGCAGCATATATGGCTGGAGCTTCTCTCTGGTCTGCGGTTCCAATAGCAGATGGTCAGGTAAAAATAGATGGTCAGAATGTTAATTGGGACTACTTCGTCCATAAATATACTTACAATCACTGGGCTGATGTCACTTCTCTTGTAAAAGAAAAGATTGATGCAGCTCCTGCAGGAACAATTGATTTCACAATTACAGAGGACAAATCCTTCAATATTGATGGAACAGTACTTGTTGTGATTTTTGATGATCCTAATCAGGTAGATGATAATACAATCGTTCTCCTTTTCGGTGCCCAGAGTACAGACGGAGATACATTTAACCTGCTACTGGCAGATCCTATTGACAAAAGCGTTCCTGATATGAGTTTTGACATGGGACTTGGTATTTCATTCAGTTACCAATCCGACTCAGATCAGTACAGTATAGTTGATGTAAATGGGCAGAGGCTTACATCAGCAGCTGGTGGCGAGGATGATGGTGAATCATCAGACGGAGAACTTCTAACTGTAGGAGGTCTTGGTGACAGCAATAAAAATCCAGCAGATCCGGATGCAACAGCATATTCCGATCCACGCCAGGATGATGAGTTGTACGACATCCTTCCGTTTGTGAACGATGGTGATAATACAATAACAGTATACACAGAAAATCCATCCGATGACGACAATATTTTCTTTGCATACTTCAACCTGAAATCAACTACAGCTATAGTAGGAGAGGGAATTCTTCTCAGTCCTTCATCAGCAACTGCTACGGTAGGAGATTCCTACACAGTAACCGCAACAGTTCAGGATGACAGTGGAAATCCTGTTGAATCAAAGAGAGTTAACATTAACGTGAAATCTGGACCCCATGCAGGTTACGATTATGCTGGAATTACAGATACCAATGGTCAGGTTAGTTTTACATACACCGGTACAGCTGCAGGAACAGATGTAATTGAAGCAAGTTTCATCGATAATCAGGAAGTAGTAATCACTTCCAACGAGGTAAACTGTGTCTGGGAGGAGTCTGGAAACAACAATAACAACAATGAAATTCCGGAGTTTCCAACCATTGCTCTTCCAATAGCAGCAATAATAGGACTTGCATTTGTCTTCCACAGCAGGAAAGAGGAGTAA
- a CDS encoding winged helix-turn-helix transcriptional regulator: MKFVAIFFIILGLGWKLVAILTAWAKKDPNNENRQRILSFIEKNPGSTVNAIGTDLGIKRGTVRYHVSNLKDAGKILMFRNGNYVSLFRNESALWNKNHKRIEPHLPGATCKKVCSVIYENPGITNMELCEKLGLSKGAVSSHIRTLEEIDCLEVEISGKYKNYSLREGYHPDELPLFERIR, from the coding sequence TTGAAATTTGTAGCTATTTTCTTTATCATCCTCGGCCTCGGCTGGAAACTCGTTGCCATTCTCACAGCATGGGCTAAAAAAGATCCCAATAATGAAAATCGCCAGAGAATACTTAGTTTTATTGAAAAAAATCCAGGAAGTACAGTCAACGCGATAGGGACTGATCTTGGTATCAAACGTGGAACTGTGCGGTATCATGTTAGTAATTTAAAGGATGCGGGCAAGATTCTCATGTTCAGAAACGGGAACTATGTGAGCCTTTTCAGAAATGAGAGCGCACTATGGAATAAGAATCACAAACGTATCGAACCTCATCTGCCGGGGGCAACCTGCAAGAAAGTGTGCAGCGTGATATATGAAAATCCGGGAATAACCAATATGGAGCTTTGTGAGAAGCTTGGTCTTTCCAAAGGTGCTGTAAGTTCCCATATCAGGACACTTGAGGAAATCGACTGTCTTGAAGTTGAAATCAGTGGTAAATATAAGAATTATTCCTTAAGGGAAGGTTATCATCCTGATGAGTTGCCGCTGTTTGAAAGGATACGGTGA
- the hdrA2 gene encoding CoB-CoM heterodisulfide reductase HdrA2 translates to MRIGVYICHCGLNIAHTINVKSLRDKVSELNDVALVKDIQFMCSDSGQDSIVQDITDLDLNHILVAACSPHLHEQTFKRVLEKAGLNPFMLEMVNIREQCSWVHMDNPQMATQKAFDLIRMGIARLKLLDPLQLKKVPAKKDVMVIGGGVAGIEAALTLANSGHHVIMVEKEPTIGGKMALLNEVFPTNDCSICVLAPKMTDVNQHPNIDLITLAEVTDVSGPVGNFNVTVTRQPRYVDEDKCKGCVDECGRVCPVEVPNRFDSGLGKTKAINMPIPQAVPQVVYIDNEYCVGCGLCKLACPADAIHYHQKEEKIEFTVGAIILSTGYSHFDASRKPEYGYGIYPDVITNMELERLLNAAGPTKGRVLSPSTLKVPEKVSFIQCVGSRDEQVGNPYCSRVCCMSSMKNAQLLKERYPDVDITIHYIDVRASGEMYEEYYIRSQEMGINFVRGKVGEILQDFDGKLKLRYEDTLSSELFEETTDLVVLATGMENVKDADKISRVLNLTRRTDRFFSIAHPKMRPVDSHVKGIYIAGCASGPKEIQVSIAQGSGAAAKAMQLLSKGELEMDPLSAHVNPDKCIGCGICADTCKFNKITMVDRKAVVDELSCMGCGACSAACPADAIWMRNSTDAQIVAQIHAATEVKSESPLIVAFLCNWCSYTCADLAGTSRIQYPTNIRVIRVMCAGRVDPSFVLEALERGADGVLVAGCRLGECHYIFANYNAKQRMEALKEVLGDVGIDPGRLSVEWISASEGERFANSIEGFVDYLKKIGPIGSELKEAEQ, encoded by the coding sequence ATGCGAATCGGAGTTTATATCTGCCATTGCGGACTGAATATCGCACATACTATCAACGTCAAGTCACTAAGAGACAAAGTCAGCGAACTAAATGACGTTGCTCTGGTCAAGGACATACAATTCATGTGTTCCGATTCGGGACAGGACTCCATAGTCCAGGACATAACTGACCTTGATCTTAATCACATACTTGTTGCAGCCTGTTCTCCTCATCTGCATGAGCAGACCTTCAAAAGGGTACTTGAAAAAGCAGGTCTTAATCCTTTCATGCTGGAAATGGTCAACATCCGTGAGCAATGCTCATGGGTCCACATGGACAATCCACAGATGGCAACCCAGAAAGCCTTCGATCTCATCAGAATGGGAATTGCCAGGCTCAAACTGCTTGACCCTCTGCAGCTCAAAAAAGTTCCCGCAAAAAAAGACGTAATGGTAATCGGTGGCGGTGTTGCTGGAATTGAAGCCGCCCTCACACTGGCGAATTCGGGACATCATGTAATAATGGTCGAAAAAGAACCTACCATCGGTGGAAAGATGGCACTTCTCAATGAGGTTTTCCCGACCAACGACTGTTCTATCTGTGTTCTGGCTCCAAAGATGACGGATGTGAACCAGCATCCGAACATTGACCTCATAACACTTGCAGAAGTAACTGATGTAAGCGGACCTGTTGGAAATTTCAATGTAACAGTAACCAGACAGCCAAGATATGTTGACGAAGACAAATGCAAAGGCTGTGTGGATGAATGTGGACGAGTATGTCCTGTAGAAGTTCCTAACCGATTCGATTCAGGACTTGGAAAAACCAAAGCTATCAACATGCCAATTCCACAGGCGGTTCCTCAGGTAGTCTACATTGATAATGAATACTGTGTGGGATGTGGACTCTGCAAACTTGCCTGCCCGGCTGATGCGATTCATTATCACCAGAAAGAGGAAAAAATCGAATTTACAGTGGGAGCAATCATACTTTCAACCGGCTACAGTCACTTCGATGCAAGCAGAAAACCGGAATATGGTTACGGGATCTATCCAGATGTAATCACAAATATGGAACTGGAACGCCTGCTCAACGCTGCCGGCCCAACAAAAGGCAGAGTTCTTTCACCTTCAACACTCAAGGTTCCTGAAAAAGTGTCCTTCATCCAGTGTGTCGGTTCAAGGGATGAACAGGTAGGAAATCCATACTGTTCAAGGGTATGCTGCATGTCCAGCATGAAAAATGCCCAACTTCTCAAGGAAAGATACCCTGATGTTGATATTACAATTCATTATATCGATGTCCGTGCATCCGGTGAGATGTACGAGGAATACTATATACGCAGCCAGGAAATGGGAATCAATTTTGTCCGTGGAAAAGTAGGAGAAATTCTTCAGGATTTTGACGGAAAACTGAAACTACGTTATGAGGACACATTGAGCAGTGAACTATTCGAAGAAACAACAGACCTTGTTGTCCTTGCAACCGGAATGGAGAACGTAAAAGATGCTGATAAGATATCAAGAGTTCTGAATCTTACAAGACGTACAGACCGTTTCTTCTCTATTGCTCATCCGAAGATGAGACCGGTAGATTCCCACGTAAAAGGAATATACATAGCTGGATGCGCATCCGGTCCTAAAGAAATACAGGTATCTATAGCTCAGGGAAGCGGAGCAGCAGCCAAAGCAATGCAATTGCTTTCAAAGGGTGAGCTTGAAATGGACCCACTCAGTGCCCATGTGAATCCTGATAAATGCATTGGATGTGGAATCTGTGCTGACACCTGCAAGTTTAATAAAATAACTATGGTCGACCGCAAAGCAGTTGTTGACGAACTCTCATGTATGGGATGCGGAGCCTGTAGTGCAGCATGTCCTGCTGACGCAATATGGATGCGTAACAGCACTGATGCACAGATAGTAGCCCAGATACATGCTGCAACAGAAGTCAAATCCGAATCACCGCTTATCGTTGCTTTCCTCTGCAACTGGTGCAGTTACACCTGTGCAGACCTTGCAGGCACTTCAAGAATACAATACCCGACCAATATCCGTGTTATCCGTGTCATGTGTGCAGGACGTGTTGATCCATCCTTCGTTCTTGAAGCACTGGAAAGAGGTGCAGACGGAGTACTTGTAGCTGGCTGCCGTCTTGGGGAATGTCACTATATTTTTGCTAATTATAATGCAAAACAAAGGATGGAAGCTTTAAAAGAAGTCCTTGGAGATGTTGGAATTGACCCCGGACGTCTCAGTGTTGAATGGATATCAGCTTCTGAAGGTGAAAGATTTGCAAATTCCATAGAAGGCTTTGTTGATTACCTGAAGAAGATCGGTCCAATAGGTTCAGAACTTAAGGAGGCTGAACAATGA